A single region of the Salvia miltiorrhiza cultivar Shanhuang (shh) chromosome 8, IMPLAD_Smil_shh, whole genome shotgun sequence genome encodes:
- the LOC130999961 gene encoding putative pentatricopeptide repeat-containing protein At1g12700, mitochondrial — protein sequence MMRRRAAVSAINLIHGRGFLNRWSHKSGILSPRFSLFSSEAFQPKQHRIDFSCVKELNDAIELFQKIKSMRPEPSVLVYNKLMSVSAKIEQYSFALDVFDEMLRMGVHVNVYTMNIAVNCCCLLKDIKSGFAIMGLYFKSGCGPDVTTFNTLIKGLFLNQKVVEAGKFFNKILRFRICEPDHCMILAMVDGLCKSGNVLPARDLVRRLERSRLRPDVKTYNALLDGLCKCGMVDDAFHLLSRMINKGISPNVVTYSSMIQGFCDLGRLEDVKVLLNEMTNSNISLNVVTFSILIDAYCKERKMKEAEELLEIMKQRNVCPNVVTYNTLIDGYCLRGEIDKARQVLDSMVDKGLRLDIVSYNSLLNGYCKQGRIDEAWLLFLKVLLKGPEHNTCTYNTMIHGLFSKCRFSEGWKLFEDMKARRVSPDMYTYSTLLDGLCRNGKTDEALSFLHTNEGKGVNPDRVMYGAVINGLCKNGKHDVARDLLNRLPSRGVQPNARIYNMIIGALCQEGSTEEAKCLLTEMQSRGCAADDVTYNIMTRSFLKKKELSKAIPYLEEMREKGLSADVFTLSMLVDQILTEDDFLLKLMKDVLPKDIVS from the coding sequence ATGATGAGGAGAAGAGCTGCTGTTTCTGCAATAAATTTGATTCATGGAAGAGGATTTCTCAATCGATGGTCGCATAAATCGGGTATTCTCTCTCCTcgattctctctcttctcttccgaGGCTTTTCAACCTAAGCAGCACAGAATCGATTTCAGCTGTGTTAAAGAATTAAATGATGCTATTGAATTGTTTCAAAAAATTAAGAGCATGCGGCCGGAGCCTTCTGTTCTCGTGTATAATAAACTTATGAGTGTTAGTGCAAAGATTGAGCAGTACTCCTTTGCCCTCGACgtgttcgatgaaatgcttAGGATGGGTGTCCATGTTAATGTTTACACCATGAATATTGCTGTCAACTGTTGCTGTCTCTTGAAAGATATAAAATCTGGCTTTGCTATAATGGGTCTATATTTCAAGAGTGGTTGCGGACCAGATGTCACGACATTCAACACTCTGATTAAAGGGTTGTTTTTAAATCAAAAGGTGGTCGAGGCTGGGAAATTTTTCAATAAGATTTTGCGTTTCAGAATATGTGAGCCTGATCATTGTATGATTCTAGCGATGGTTGACGGGCTTTGTAAATCCGGAAATGTCCTTCCAGCGAGAGATTTAGTTCGTAGATTAGAAAGAAGTAGGTTGAGACCTGATGTTAAGACTTATAATGCATTACTCGATGGGCTATGCAAATGTGGAATGGTGGATGATGCATTCCACCTCCTATCTAGGATGATCAACAAGGGTATTTCACCCAATGTTGTCACATATAGCTCGATGATTCAGGGGTTTTGTGACCTAGGGAGACTAGAGGATGTTAAGGTTCTGTTGAATGAAATGACTAATTCTAATATTTCTCTCAATGTCGTAACTTTTAGTATATTGATTGATGCATACTGCAAGGAGAGAAAGATGAAAGAGGCTGAGGAATTGTTGGAAATTATGAAGCAACGTAATGTATGCCCTAATGTTGTCACTTATAATACGCTGATTGATGGGTATTGTCTGAGAGGGGAAATTGACAAAGCACGACAAGTACTTGATTCCATGGTTGACAAGGGACTTAGGCTTGATATTGTTAGCTACAACAGCTTATTAAATGGATATTGCAAACAGGGGAGAATAGACGAAGCTTGGCTTCTTTTTCTCAAAGTTCTTTTGAAAGGTCCGGAGCATAATACATGTACTTATAATACCATGATTCATGGATTGTTTAGTAAGTGTAGATTTTCCGAGGGCTGGAAGCTTTTCGAGGATATGAAAGCTCGACGAGTTAGTCCTGACATGTATACTTATAGTACATTGTTGGATGGGTTGTGCAGGAATGGGAAGACTGATGAAGCTCTTTCGTTTCTGCACACGAATGAAGGGAAAGGAGTTAATCCTGATAGAGTCATGTACGGGGCTGTCATTAATGGATTATGCAAAAATGGAAAACATGATGTTGCGAGAGATCTTCTCAACCGACTTCCTTCTAGAGGTGTGCAACCTAATGCTCGAATATACAATATGATCATCGGTGCACTTTGTCAAGAAGGTTCTACGGAGGAGGCAAAATGTTTGCTTACAGAGATGCAGAGTCGTGGTTGTGCAGCTGACGACGTGACATACAACATCATGACGCGAAGTTTCCTAAAGAAGAAAGAGCTTAGCAAGGCAATACCATACTTGGAGGAAATGCGCGAAAAGGGTCTCTCGGCAGATGTTTTTACTCTTTCCATGCTAGTTGATCAAATACTAACCGAAGATGATTTTCTTCTCAAATTGATGAAGGATGTTTTGCCAAAGGATATTGTATCATAG